One window of the Enterobacter huaxiensis genome contains the following:
- the iraM gene encoding anti-adapter protein IraM — MAWRVLSSVICPNTGIVYSCIVGLKLIRLIIWYESDIYLLPGDRIHPTKNGIYINGEFSPISLYNVSPYRETLWDEIKNKMPCPFNKDSETEVCSYSVYCNARKCPHGFTTNPLIIGLQRNH, encoded by the coding sequence ATGGCATGGCGAGTGTTAAGTTCTGTGATCTGCCCAAACACAGGCATTGTTTATTCCTGCATTGTTGGACTCAAATTAATCAGATTGATTATATGGTATGAAAGCGACATCTATTTATTGCCGGGCGACAGAATACATCCCACGAAAAACGGTATTTACATCAATGGTGAATTTAGCCCTATATCGCTTTATAACGTGTCGCCTTACAGAGAGACGCTTTGGGACGAGATAAAAAACAAGATGCCCTGCCCGTTTAATAAAGACAGTGAAACCGAAGTCTGTTCATACTCCGTATATTGCAACGCGCGTAAATGTCCCCATGGCTTTACCACGAACCCATTAATAATAGGATTACAGCGTAACCATTAA